A window of the Pongo abelii isolate AG06213 chromosome 10, NHGRI_mPonAbe1-v2.0_pri, whole genome shotgun sequence genome harbors these coding sequences:
- the LOC103892083 gene encoding LOW QUALITY PROTEIN: 26S proteasome regulatory subunit 10B-like (The sequence of the model RefSeq protein was modified relative to this genomic sequence to represent the inferred CDS: substituted 1 base at 1 genomic stop codon): protein MADPRGKVLHSGLLQELLEHKEIDGCLNELREQLKELTKQYEKSENDLKALQSVGQIVGEVLKQITEAKFIVKATNGPRYVVGCRRQLDKSKLKPGTGVALDMTTLTVTRYLPREVDPLVYNMSHEDPWNVSYSEIGGLSEQIWELREVIELPLTNSELFQQVGIMPPKCCLLHRPPGMGKTLLAQAVASQLDYNFLKVVSSSIVDKYVGESACLIREMFNYPRNHQPCIIFMDEIDAIGGCPFSEGTSADREIQNTLMELLNQMDGFDTLHRVKMIMTTNRPDTLDPALLHPGRLDRKIHIDLPYEQARLDLLKIHAGPITKHGERDXEAIVKLSDGFNGVDLRNVCTEAGMFAIRADHDFVVQEDFMKAVRKVADSQYHENVPMKKETRSNTSLSSPRLAHAAQDSFECSPMQVRKFS, encoded by the exons ATGGCGGACCCTAGAGGTAAGGTGCTTCATTCAGGACTACTGCAAGAGCTGCTTGAGCACAAGGAGATCGACGGCTGTCTTAACGAGTTAAGGGAACAATTAAAAGAACTTACCAAGCAGtatgaaaagtctgaaaatgatCTGAAGGCCCTACAAAGTGTTGGGCAGATTGTGGGTGAAGTGCTTAAACAGATAACTGAAGCAAAATTCATTGTTAAAGCTACAAATGGACCAAGATATGTTGTGGGTTGTCGTCGACAGCTTGACAAAAGTAAGCTGAAGCCAGGAACAGGAGTCGCTTTGGATATGACTACACTAACTGTCACGAGATATTTGCCAAGAGAGGTGGATCCACTGGTTTATAACATGTCTCATGAGGACCCCTGGAATGTTTCTTATTCTGAGATTGGAGGGCTATCAGAACAGATCTGGGAATTAAGAGAGGTGATAGAATTACCTCTTACAAACTCAGAGTTATTTCAGCAGGTAGGAATAATGCCTCCAAAATGCTGTTTGTTACACAGACCACCAGGTATGGGAAAAACACTCTTGGCACAAGCTGTTGCTAGCCAGCTGGACTACAATTTCTTAAAGGTTGTATCTAGTTCTATTGTAGACAAGTATGTTGGTGAAAGTGCTTGTTTGATCAGAGAAATGTTTAATTATCCCAGAAACCATCAACCATGCATCATTTTTATGGATGAAATAGATGCTATTGGTGGTTGTCCGTTTTCTGAGGGTACTTCAGCTGACAGAGAGATTCAGAATACTTTAATGGAGTTACTGAATCAAATGGATGGATTTGATACTCTGCATAGAGTTAAAATGATCATGACTACAAACAGACCGGACACACTGGATCCTGCTTTGCTGCATCCGGGAAGATTagatagaaaaatacatattgattTGCCATATGAACAAGCAAGATTAGACCTACTGAAAATCCATGCAGGTCCCATTACAAAGCATGGTGAGAGAGATTAGGAAGCAATTGTGAAGCTTTCAGATGGCTTTAATGGAGTAGACCTGAGAAATGTTTGTACTGAAGCAGGCATGTTCGCAATTCGTGCTGATCATGATTTTGTAGTACAGGAAGACTTCATGAAAGCAGTAAGAAAAGTGGCTGATtctcaatatcatgaaaatg TACCAATGAAGAAAGAAACACGCTCTAATACAAGCTTGTCCAGCCCACGGCTGGCACAtgcggcccaggacagctttgaatgcagcccaatgCAAGTtcgtaaattttcttaa